In the genome of Rhizobium rhizogenes, one region contains:
- a CDS encoding response regulator, giving the protein MVPQRVIIVEDEYLVALDVEAVLQSMGVETITIATTLAQAREAAGQDVADCVLLDVSLSDGKSYDFARELRAAGIPFGFVSGYGDTTGFPEDLMHAPLLGKPFGENEIVGFVLGLVGTDRDAVKE; this is encoded by the coding sequence ATGGTGCCACAACGGGTTATCATCGTTGAGGATGAATATCTGGTGGCGCTTGATGTCGAGGCGGTTCTCCAGTCCATGGGGGTGGAAACCATCACCATCGCCACGACGCTTGCGCAGGCAAGGGAGGCCGCCGGACAGGATGTTGCGGATTGCGTGCTTCTCGATGTCAGCCTCTCCGATGGCAAGAGTTACGATTTTGCCCGTGAGCTGCGCGCGGCGGGCATTCCCTTCGGTTTCGTCAGCGGCTACGGCGATACGACGGGCTTTCCGGAAGACCTGATGCATGCCCCCTTGCTTGGCAAGCCTTTCGGCGAAAACGAAATCGTCGGTTTTGTCCTTGGTCTGGTCGGTACGGACAGGGATGCCGTAAAAGAATAA